GAGAGGATGAAATGAGATTGAAAATCAGGCTCAGCATAGGTGCCCAGATTTTGGCGTGTTCGATTGCCGTGGCAGTGGCGTTTACGGCGGTTAATGCTTTTGCTTATTACAAAGTCATACAGATTGAACGCAGCTATGAACAATTGCTATCATATTCGATTTCATTGATCAAAGATGTTAAAGGAGTCAATATCGAGCTTTGGAATCAAAGCACACAGGTGAGGTCCTATGTGATGTCTGCGGATAAACGTAACCTGCAGCAATACTGGGATTCACAGCAGCGGATGCAGGCTCTGCTGGCAACGCTGGGGACACGGATGCAGTCACCTGAGGCTGAACGTGAGTTTAGTGTCTGGCAGCTGGCTATCCGAGACTATGTCCGGATCTTAGACAATGGGATTTCGGTCCGGGATAAAATAGGACAAGAAGATACAGTTAAGTATTTCGCCACGATTGCCGAACGGGCTGAAGGGATTGATGCCATTACCAGGATGTTTCTTGCATTTATTGATAATGAAGTTGCCGTAAAAAAGGAAGAAAATCATGCTTCGGTGATTATTGTTGAGAATACGGTGATGGGTTTAAATGCTCTTATTTTTCTTTTGGTGGTTGGTTTTTCATTCTGGATTTCCCGTCGGATCGCCAGATCTCTGGCGGGTGTGGTCATCGTTGCTGACCGGATTGCGGACGGGGATCTAACGTATCGCTCTTTGAATTATAAAGGTGATGACGAAATCGGGGATTTGGTGAAATCCTTTCAAACTATGACAGAGCACCTTAGAAACTTGATGTCACAGGTGCGCAGATCGGTGGAACAGGTGGCTTCATCCAGTCAGCAACTGACTGCGATTGCCGAACAGTCGGCCCAGGCGGCGAGCCAGGTAGCCGGAAACGTAGCCCAGGTGGCCGGCGGTGCGGCTAATCAGGTATCGGCGGCAGAACGCTCCGTAGCAATAGTAGGAGATATGTATAAAGCGATTCACCACATCGCAGCCACTGCCGGAAAAGTGTCGATTTATTCGGATGATGCCGCCAAAGCGGCCGTTGCCGGCAGTGAAACTGTGTCTCAGGCCACCGGTCAGATCCGGACTATCACCGAGACGGTGAATAAGTCAGCTCAGGCAGTACAGAAGCTGGGTGCCAGTTCACAGCAAATCGGCGAAATTGTCGATGTGATTACCGGTATTGCCGGGCAGACTAATCTATTGGCGCTCAATGCCGCTATTGAAGCGGCCCGGGCCGGTGAAGCCGGCAGAGGTTTCGCGGTAGTTGCCGATGAGGTGCGTACACTGGCCGAACAGTCCCAGGAAGCCGCTCAGAAGATCGCTGATATCGTCAGGTCTATCCAGACTGAAACCGGCGTAGCTGTCAGGGTTATGAATGAGGGAGCGGCCGAGGTGGAACAGGGCACTAAGTCCATCACCGCTACCGGTGATACATTTAACCATATCGTCATTCTAGTCCAGGGATTGAATCGCCAGATTCAGGAGATCAGCGCCGCTGCCCAGCAACTTTCCGCTTCCAGCGACGAGGTGGTCAAATCCGTTAATGGCGTAAAAAGCATCGCCACTGATACGGCTGGCAACACCCAGACCATTTCAGCCGCTGCCGAAGAACAATCCGCCTCCATGGAAGAAATCTCTTCTTCCAGCCAGGCCCTCTCCCTCATGGCAGCAGACCTGCAGACAGCCATAGGCAAGTTCAAGCTGTAATCTTCTGCCCTCTGGCACTTTCTTGAAAAGCATGTTACAATAATTTTACAGAATCTTGGGGGTGGATGGAACCTGGTGGTTTCTGCAGTCTTCAAAACTGTTTGTGGGGCAGTATTCCTGTCCTTGGTGGGTTCGATTCCTACACGCCCTCGCCAGCAAGAAATTAAGCTCTTGGGGTTTTGCCCCGGGAGCTTTAGTTGCTTGACGTATTACGCTGAACGATCTATAATAAAACATAAAATGTGCATATACACTTAATGGTTGCAACCACCATAGAAAGGCATAGCAATGAATCATATCTCTCAGGTTTACCCCAAATACCCCAGCATTTGCCTCTGCATGAATGTCCGACGGGCCTCACGGGCTGTTACCCAGTTTTATGATGAGGTGTTAAAACCCAGCGGGCTTAGTGTTGTTCAACTGTCGCTGCTACAGCATATTGAAGTGGCCCAACAGGCCAGTATCAGTAACCTGGCCAAGCTGATGCGCATTGACCGGACGACCTTGAACCGCAATATGAAGCCACTGACGGATGCCGGGCTGATTGTCATCCGGCCGGGCGAAGACTCGCGTACCCGGCAGGTTATGATCACCGCGGCCGGCCAGGCGACGATGGCAACAGCCTGGGAGCTGTGGGGAGAGGCGCAGGTATCGCTGAAAGAATATCTGGGGCAAGAGGAGCTGATTAAGCTAATCGAATTATCATCCAAACTGGAGGCTCTTGTACCCTGATGGGCGGATGATTTCCGCAGAGCTGTCAGCAGTAATCAGTAAAATTATTTATGCCTGAATTTATGTGCATATACACGTTTATTAAGAATGAGGAGTGAAGATTGATGCAGCAAGCGATCCGGGAGTTTGTTTTGAACCTGGGTGTGGATGATGTGGGCTTTGCGCGGGCGGGGGATTATCAGAACCCCAAATCTTACGAAATCCGCCAGTTTTTGCCGGAGGCCGAATCTTTCATTGTCTTGGCATTCAAGGTGCTGTCCAGTTGTGAAAGCCCCAGTTGGAGCGTTGCCTTAAACGGATATATGGATCTGGGAGCTTATGCCCGGGAAGCTTCTTATAAGACAGCACGGTTCCTGGAAAATAGGTTTAACGCCAAGGTGGCTACTGTACCTCTGTCTTATCCTTTTGAAGTCCGCCATGACCGCAGGGGCATTGCTGATTTTTCCCAGAGGCACGCGGCGATCGCTGCCGGACTAGGTACTTTCGGCCGTCATAATCTGGTGGTTCATCCCCGCTTCGGCACACGGGTTAACTTTGTCAGCATTATAACCGACCTGGAATTGGAACCATCGCCCAAGATTGAACAAGATCTCTGCATCCACTGCAATCTCTGCGTAAACAATTGCCCGGTCAAAGCCCTAGAGCAGGAAGGCAAAACCAATGTGGCAAAATGCCTGAAAAATGCTCTGCCCTACAGCCTGGGAACGGACATAGCCTTTTGGACAGAATTCGGCGCTGCTTCCCCCGAAGAACAGAAAGAATTGCTGCGCAGCGAACGGTACGGTCGGCTGCACCAGGCCGCCCATATAGGCAACCAATATATGTGCTTTAATTGTGTGAAGTCCTGTCCGGTTGGGGTGACAGCAGGGCAGTGACGTTCAGTCTGCTCTCGTTTTTTATATTAAAACATTGAACTTCTTCCCATAAGCGAATAAAATTAGAAGTGAATGAATGTAAGGGTTTGTCTTGCTTTTCCCCTGCCGTAATCATGCTGAGGGAGGGATTCCGATATGCTGTACTGCGCTATTATCGGTGATATTGTCGGTTCACGGAAATTAGCGGATAGA
Above is a genomic segment from Acetonema longum DSM 6540 containing:
- a CDS encoding 4Fe-4S binding protein, which codes for MQQAIREFVLNLGVDDVGFARAGDYQNPKSYEIRQFLPEAESFIVLAFKVLSSCESPSWSVALNGYMDLGAYAREASYKTARFLENRFNAKVATVPLSYPFEVRHDRRGIADFSQRHAAIAAGLGTFGRHNLVVHPRFGTRVNFVSIITDLELEPSPKIEQDLCIHCNLCVNNCPVKALEQEGKTNVAKCLKNALPYSLGTDIAFWTEFGAASPEEQKELLRSERYGRLHQAAHIGNQYMCFNCVKSCPVGVTAGQ
- a CDS encoding methyl-accepting chemotaxis protein, with product MRLKIRLSIGAQILACSIAVAVAFTAVNAFAYYKVIQIERSYEQLLSYSISLIKDVKGVNIELWNQSTQVRSYVMSADKRNLQQYWDSQQRMQALLATLGTRMQSPEAEREFSVWQLAIRDYVRILDNGISVRDKIGQEDTVKYFATIAERAEGIDAITRMFLAFIDNEVAVKKEENHASVIIVENTVMGLNALIFLLVVGFSFWISRRIARSLAGVVIVADRIADGDLTYRSLNYKGDDEIGDLVKSFQTMTEHLRNLMSQVRRSVEQVASSSQQLTAIAEQSAQAASQVAGNVAQVAGGAANQVSAAERSVAIVGDMYKAIHHIAATAGKVSIYSDDAAKAAVAGSETVSQATGQIRTITETVNKSAQAVQKLGASSQQIGEIVDVITGIAGQTNLLALNAAIEAARAGEAGRGFAVVADEVRTLAEQSQEAAQKIADIVRSIQTETGVAVRVMNEGAAEVEQGTKSITATGDTFNHIVILVQGLNRQIQEISAAAQQLSASSDEVVKSVNGVKSIATDTAGNTQTISAAAEEQSASMEEISSSSQALSLMAADLQTAIGKFKL
- a CDS encoding MarR family winged helix-turn-helix transcriptional regulator — encoded protein: MNHISQVYPKYPSICLCMNVRRASRAVTQFYDEVLKPSGLSVVQLSLLQHIEVAQQASISNLAKLMRIDRTTLNRNMKPLTDAGLIVIRPGEDSRTRQVMITAAGQATMATAWELWGEAQVSLKEYLGQEELIKLIELSSKLEALVP